The following proteins come from a genomic window of Diorhabda carinulata isolate Delta chromosome X, icDioCari1.1, whole genome shotgun sequence:
- the LOC130900934 gene encoding uncharacterized protein LOC130900934, with protein sequence MKSETVLITDRDEIRKLSGKSKESVFRDIKIIKEWLETQKHLPEIPSDNLIEFFLNNCKFSIEKTKQNLDMYYTLRNLIPDMYQNVNPSTPNLEEVYKKVYMIPLPQLTPSKERIILFRYKDVDDIVDIRKIYAHYLNNIYEIRAQEDLTMGDVVLVDLEHISFAMAAKNTPVILKQVALAMEKVHSLRMKGIFIFNCPNYLTNFLNLFKSFLSSKLSERFHVYPTIESIGKHFPIDILPSDLGGKEKSLDELEAMWKVKFMEFKDRFDELEKMKVNEKLRPEKLKNDELLGYYGNFKKIDTD encoded by the exons ATGAAATCTGAAACTGTACTAATCACCGATCGCgatgaaattagaaaattgtCCGGGAAATCGAAAGAATCTGTTTTTcgagatataaaaattattaaggaATGGTTGGAAACTCAAAAGCATCTACCTGAAATTCCAA GTGACAATTTGATCGAattctttttgaataattgtaaattCAGTATTGAGAAAACGaaacaaaatttggatatgTACTATACGTTGAGAAATCTTATACCGGATATGTACCAAAACGTGAATCCATCTACACCAAATTTAGAAgaagtttataaaaaagt TTATATGATTCCTTTGCCACAATTAACCCCATCAAAggaaagaataattttattcagaTATAAAGACGTGGATGACATCGTGGATATACGGAAAATCTACGCTCATTACCTCAataatatttacgaaataaGAGCTCAAGAAGATCTCACAATGGGCGACGTTGTCCTAGTAGATCTGGAGCACATCAGCTTCGCAATGGCGGCCAAAAACACACCCGTAATTTTGAAACAAGTAGCTCTTGCCATGGAG AAAGTACATAGTCTGAGAATGaaaggaatatttatttttaactgtCCAAATTATTTGACTAATTTTTTGAATCTATTCAAAAGCTTCTTGAGCAGCAAGCTAAGTGAAAGA TTTCACGTATATCCAACGATCGAATCTATTGGCAAACATTTTCCAATTGATATATTACCAAGCGATTTGGGTGGTAAAGAAAAATCCTTAGATGAACTGGAAG caaTGTGGAAAGTCAAATTTATGGAATTCAAAGATAGATTTGACGAGttagaaaaaatgaaagttaacGAAAAACTACGAccggaaaaattgaaaaacgatGAACTTTTGGGGTACtatggaaatttcaaaaaaatagacACCGATTGA
- the LOC130900935 gene encoding uncharacterized protein LOC130900935 isoform X1, with amino-acid sequence MNAETVLITDRDEIRKLSGKSKESVFRDIKIIKEWLETQKHLPEIPTKSIFISIMIKSDNLIEFVLNNCKFSIEKTKQNLDMYYTLRNLIPDMYQNANPSTPDIEEVYKKAYMFPLPKLTPSKERIMFFKYKDVDDIVDIRKIYVHYLNNIYEIRA; translated from the exons ATGAACGCTGAAACTGTACTAATCACCGATCGCgatgaaattagaaaattgtCCGGGAAATCGAAAGAATCCGTTTTTcgagatataaaaattattaaggaATGGTTGGAAACTCAAAAGCATCTACCTGAAATTCCAACTAAGTCAATATTCATATCGATAATGataaaaa gtgataatttgattgaattcgttttgaataattgtaaattCAGTATCGAGAAAACGaaacaaaatttggatatgTACTATACGTTAAGAAATCTTATACCGGATATGTATCAAAACGCGAATCCATCTACACCAGATATAGAAGAAGTTTACAAAAAAGC ttatatGTTTCCTTTACCAAAATTAACCCCATCAAAGGaaagaataatgtttttcaaatataaagaCGTGGATGACATCGTGGATATACGGAAAATCTACGTTCATTACCTCAataatatttacgaaataaGAGCTTAA
- the LOC130900935 gene encoding uncharacterized protein LOC130900935 isoform X2 — protein sequence MNAETVLITDRDEIRKLSGKSKESVFRDIKIIKEWLETQKHLPEIPSDNLIEFVLNNCKFSIEKTKQNLDMYYTLRNLIPDMYQNANPSTPDIEEVYKKAYMFPLPKLTPSKERIMFFKYKDVDDIVDIRKIYVHYLNNIYEIRA from the exons ATGAACGCTGAAACTGTACTAATCACCGATCGCgatgaaattagaaaattgtCCGGGAAATCGAAAGAATCCGTTTTTcgagatataaaaattattaaggaATGGTTGGAAACTCAAAAGCATCTACCTGAAATTCCAA gtgataatttgattgaattcgttttgaataattgtaaattCAGTATCGAGAAAACGaaacaaaatttggatatgTACTATACGTTAAGAAATCTTATACCGGATATGTATCAAAACGCGAATCCATCTACACCAGATATAGAAGAAGTTTACAAAAAAGC ttatatGTTTCCTTTACCAAAATTAACCCCATCAAAGGaaagaataatgtttttcaaatataaagaCGTGGATGACATCGTGGATATACGGAAAATCTACGTTCATTACCTCAataatatttacgaaataaGAGCTTAA
- the LOC130900935 gene encoding uncharacterized protein LOC130900935 isoform X3, producing the protein MNAETVLITDRDEIRKLSGKSKESVFRDIKIIKEWLETQKHLPEIPTKSIFISIMIKSDNLIEFVLNNCKFSIEKTKQNLDMYYTLRNLIPDMYQNANPSTPDIEEVYKKAFTHIPRLKILVNIFHWTYYQAI; encoded by the exons ATGAACGCTGAAACTGTACTAATCACCGATCGCgatgaaattagaaaattgtCCGGGAAATCGAAAGAATCCGTTTTTcgagatataaaaattattaaggaATGGTTGGAAACTCAAAAGCATCTACCTGAAATTCCAACTAAGTCAATATTCATATCGATAATGataaaaa gtgataatttgattgaattcgttttgaataattgtaaattCAGTATCGAGAAAACGaaacaaaatttggatatgTACTATACGTTAAGAAATCTTATACCGGATATGTATCAAAACGCGAATCCATCTACACCAGATATAGAAGAAGTTTACAAAAAAGC ATTCACTCATATCCCACGATTGAAAATATTAGTGAACATTTTCCATTGGACATATTACCAAGCGATTTAG